The Burkholderia cepacia genome includes a region encoding these proteins:
- the phhA gene encoding phenylalanine 4-monooxygenase, whose protein sequence is MVHNRHVQSQIMSTVVTAKLQEQFDAGLETRADFTIDQPIARYGQVDHAVWKQLYARQSALLRGRACDAFVAGLGKIDLPADRVPSFADVNRQLKPATGWEIVAVPGLVPDRVFFEHLANRRFPVTWWMRRPDQLDYLQEPDCFHDLFGHVPLLIDPVFADYMQAYGRTALAVADDEAALARLARLYWYTVEFGLIRDPRGTNGLSIYGAGIVSSKGESLYSLESAAPNRLGFNLERVMRTKYRIDTFQKTYFVIDDFAQLFALADVDGRALADRLAGLPEHPAGAVLDTDRVLHRGTGAGRPDDAHA, encoded by the coding sequence ATGGTTCACAACCGCCATGTGCAGAGCCAGATCATGTCCACCGTCGTCACCGCGAAACTGCAGGAGCAGTTCGATGCGGGCCTCGAAACCCGCGCCGATTTCACCATCGACCAGCCGATCGCGCGATACGGCCAGGTCGACCACGCGGTGTGGAAGCAGCTCTATGCACGCCAGTCGGCGCTGCTGCGCGGGCGCGCGTGCGACGCGTTCGTCGCCGGGCTCGGGAAGATCGACCTGCCGGCCGATCGCGTGCCGTCGTTCGCCGACGTGAACCGCCAGTTGAAGCCCGCAACGGGCTGGGAGATCGTCGCCGTGCCGGGCCTCGTACCCGACCGCGTGTTCTTCGAGCATCTCGCGAACCGGCGCTTCCCGGTCACCTGGTGGATGCGCCGCCCCGACCAGCTCGACTACCTGCAGGAACCCGACTGCTTCCACGATCTCTTCGGCCACGTGCCGCTGCTGATCGACCCGGTGTTCGCCGACTACATGCAGGCGTACGGCCGCACCGCGCTCGCGGTCGCCGACGACGAAGCGGCGCTGGCGCGGCTCGCGCGACTCTACTGGTATACGGTGGAATTCGGGTTGATCCGCGATCCGCGCGGCACGAACGGCCTGTCGATCTACGGCGCCGGGATCGTGTCGAGCAAGGGCGAAAGCCTGTACAGCCTCGAAAGCGCGGCGCCGAACCGGCTCGGCTTCAACCTCGAGCGCGTGATGCGCACGAAGTACCGGATCGACACGTTCCAGAAGACCTACTTCGTGATCGACGATTTCGCGCAACTGTTCGCGCTCGCCGACGTCGACGGCCGCGCGCTGGCCGACCGGCTCGCCGGCCTGCCCGAACACCCGGCCGGCGCGGTGCTCGATACCGATCGCGTACTGCATCGCGGCACCGGCGCGGGCCGGCCGGACGACGCGCACGCATGA
- a CDS encoding DUF3717 domain-containing protein yields MSDISINDLEAAINFWRARSPSSGDELKLCEEASALSKPYALLIVQRESALQLEGLDPKARNAYETYVRLKDGLES; encoded by the coding sequence ATGTCCGATATTTCGATCAACGACCTAGAAGCCGCGATCAATTTCTGGCGCGCCCGCTCGCCGTCGAGCGGCGACGAACTCAAACTCTGCGAAGAGGCCAGCGCGCTTTCCAAGCCGTATGCGCTGCTGATTGTACAGCGCGAAAGCGCGCTGCAACTGGAAGGTTTGGACCCCAAGGCACGGAATGCGTACGAGACTTACGTGCGCCTTAAGGATGGCTTGGAAAGCTGA
- a CDS encoding 4a-hydroxytetrahydrobiopterin dehydratase, whose product MIHKLTSEERKTRLEGLPLWSAVPGRDAIQRSLRFADFNEAFGFMTRVAIKAQEMNHHPEWFNVYNRVDITLSTHDADGLTERDIELALFIDLAGAHAKPAA is encoded by the coding sequence ATGATCCACAAGCTCACATCAGAAGAACGCAAGACCCGGCTCGAAGGCCTGCCGCTCTGGTCGGCCGTACCGGGCCGCGACGCGATCCAGCGCAGCCTGCGCTTCGCCGATTTCAACGAAGCCTTCGGCTTCATGACGCGCGTCGCGATCAAGGCGCAGGAAATGAACCACCATCCGGAATGGTTCAACGTGTACAACCGCGTCGACATCACGCTGTCGACCCACGACGCCGACGGCCTGACCGAACGCGACATCGAACTCGCGCTTTTCATCGACCTGGCCGGCGCGCACGCGAAACCGGCCGCCTGA